The following DNA comes from Tunturibacter psychrotolerans.
CCTCCTTCGTCCCAGAAGTAGGGCAGGCGAAGGAGGCGGAAGTGAGAGAGATAGACCGCAACGAAGAGGAGCGGATAGAGCATCCAGAGAGGTATATTCTCAAACGGCTGCTGGCGGTCTTCGTCGATGCTGCGCTGGAGTCGCACGCTTTAGTTGATGGGGCCTTCGGTCTGGGGGAGCTGCTCGAGCGTGATCGAGCCGAAGGTCTGCTCGTACTGTGCCAGATTGTGGCCGAGCACGTTCCAGAGAGCCTTTGCCTGTTGGGGGCTGAGATAGACGCCCTGAAAGTTTTTGACGTTCAACTCGTCGGGGGTGTCCTGCGTCATGGTGCCGAAGACGAGGAAGAAGTCCCAGACGCTCATGCGGACTTGAACGCTGTTGGCGTAGCCGTCGCGATAGTTTTCGGCGTGGGTGAGCTTGAGCTGGGGCTGCTTGTCTTGCGGCTGATTGGGGTTCTGCTGGCTCATCGAATCTCTTTCGGGGTTTGGATTGCTGTCGATTACTGGAATCTGGTGCGGGAGAAGGGACTCGAACCCCCACGGATTTCTCCGCTTGGACCTAAACCAAGTGCGTCTGCCATTTCGCCACTCCCGCATTTCTTCGTGGACGACACCATGATGGTGTGCGAAGAACTAAAGTGTGCCACCACCAGCCTATGGCAAAGGGGTGTTGTTTGCAACGTTATCAGCGATGAGAAACGATCAGTGCTTGATCAACCACATGATCCAGCTGGCCGCAATGGTGCCGCCGACGAAGAGGACGAAGCAGAAGGCTCCGAAACGGATCATCATGCGAGGTTCA
Coding sequences within:
- a CDS encoding DUF3467 domain-containing protein, which gives rise to MSQQNPNQPQDKQPQLKLTHAENYRDGYANSVQVRMSVWDFFLVFGTMTQDTPDELNVKNFQGVYLSPQQAKALWNVLGHNLAQYEQTFGSITLEQLPQTEGPIN